A part of Campylobacter sp. MIT 99-7217 genomic DNA contains:
- a CDS encoding trehalose-6-phosphate synthase, with product MFYVSVKIIHLLCACVVIGYLVYDAFIFSCLKKNRSHEEFISLKRELLKPSVLILALAFFALIITGLMLASFYLGGNLGFWQNNFQKILIVKILVVASLFVFAGISFLYILIFKKPDPFRKFYHFLALVICVLALILAKLLFVF from the coding sequence ATGTTTTATGTCAGTGTAAAGATCATTCATTTGCTTTGTGCTTGCGTGGTGATAGGCTATCTTGTTTATGATGCTTTCATCTTTTCTTGCCTTAAGAAAAACAGAAGTCATGAGGAATTTATCAGCCTAAAAAGAGAGCTTTTAAAGCCTAGTGTTTTGATCTTGGCTTTGGCTTTTTTTGCTCTTATCATCACAGGTCTAATGCTTGCTAGTTTTTATCTGGGCGGAAATTTAGGCTTTTGGCAGAACAATTTTCAAAAAATTCTCATCGTAAAAATCCTAGTCGTAGCCTCTCTTTTTGTCTTTGCTGGAATTTCTTTTTTGTATATTTTGATCTTTAAAAAACCAGATCCTTTTAGGAAATTTTATCATTTCTTAGCTCTTGTTATCTGCGTTTTAGCCTTGATTTTA